One genomic region from Cryptococcus neoformans var. grubii H99 chromosome 10, complete sequence encodes:
- a CDS encoding derlin-2/3, with translation MADFSAAFNSVPPVTRTLLIGLGVVTFPCLLGLTSPASVALLWRRVTHGYEIWRPLTCFFFGGGGFPLLYDFFLIYRNSSSMETDTFLANTAEYAWLHVMMATFILIFNMFVGLPFLFRPLLHAQTYVWCRVNPTVKVSIFGLLTIPTSLYPVALIVLDLLTGGPPKAIGGVMGLLAGHLWWFLSTYLPLYAPSHLRCQNPLATPHFFRSWFINNSSNRHTFQAARTSMQAQTSFAMSNSRSEAAQEARHRWGGGQRLGGSTL, from the exons ATGGCCGACTTCTCCGCTGCGTTCAATTCTGTGCCGCCGGTCACTCGCACATTACTCATAGGACTCGGGGTTGTTACCTT CCCTTGTCTCTTGGGATTGACATCTCCAGCGTCT GTTGCATTACTGTGGAGGAGAGTAACCCATGGATATGAA ATATGGCGCCCCTTGACgtgtttcttctttggag GTGGCGGTTTTCCACTGCTTTATGATTTTTTCCTCATATACAGGAATTCCTCCTCGATGGAAACAGATACCTT TCTTGCTAACACAGCTGAATATGCTTGGTTGCATGTCATGATGGCTACTTTCATCCTT ATATTCAACATGTTTGTTGGCCTACCATTTTTATTCCGCCCCCTCCTCCATGCTCAAACGTATGTTTGGTGCCGTGTAAATCCTACAGTCAAAGTTTCCATATTTGGACTGTTGACAATACCCACAAGCT TGTACCCTGTAGCCCTCATTGTTCTTGATCTGTTAACAGGGGGGCCTCCAAAAGCAATCGGTGGTGTCATGGGACTGTTAGCAGGACATCTATG GTGGTTCCTCTCGACTTATCTCCCACTCTATGCTCCTTCTCACTTACGCTGCCAAAACCCTCTAGCAACTCCTCATTTCTTCCGATCATGGTTTATCAACAACAGCTCCAACAGACACACATTCCAAGCAGCTAGAACAAGTATGCAAGCCCAGACATCTTTTGCAATGAGCAATTCTCGGTCAGAAGCGGCGCAGGAAGCAAGACATAGGTGGGGTGGGGGGCAGCGGTTAGGGGGTTCTACTCTTTAG
- a CDS encoding 7,8-dihydro-8-oxoguanine triphosphatase yields the protein MASLTIPAEFSKLPFEQLPFSSQTPVRNWASLQNIKPWPIEYSLVFVVDRQRSQALLGLKRRGMGVGLYNGYGGKPEPGESMLDCALRELHEESGLVVNRFDLHYKGILLTSRPDPGTQQEKSLLRIHIYACTSWSGDPETTEEMEPKWINIADLPLGKMWPEARKYVPALMQSILQDRSNTEMLLARVDYEYLTSVQAPTPLPPLLGLSIKFENEDGDDLPMERLSGWWMAFTTVRILSSVIEDSGI from the exons ATGGCCAGTCTCACCATACCCGCGGAGTTCAGTAAGCTTCCATTTGAGCAGTTACCATTTTCGAGTCAGACCCCAGTCCGAAACTGGGCAAGTCTGCAAAATATCAAGCCATGGCCGATTGAGTATAGCCTTGTGTTTGTTGTCGACAGGCAAAGGTCACAA GCACTATTAGGGCTGAAAAGGCGCGGTATGGGAGTTGGCCT GTACAATGGTTACGGAGGCAAGCCAGAACCTGGAGAGTCGATGCTGGACTGTGCGCTTAGGGAGCTACAT GAAGAGTCAGGTTTGGTTGTAAACAGATTTGATCTTCACTACAAGGGCATACTCCTCACCAGCCGACCAGATCCTGGTACTCAGCAAGAGAAATCTCTCCTAAGGATTCACATATACGCCTGTACTTCTTGGTCGGGAGATCCAGAAAC AACGGAAGAAATGGAGCCAAAATGGATCAACATCGCGGATCTGCCTCTGGGAAAGATG TGGCCAGAGGCCAGAAAATATGTTCCTGCTCTCATGCAGTCTATCCTTCAAGACAGGTCGAATACAGAGATGCTTCTAGCGCGCGTCGACTACGAGTACCTCACTTCCGTTCAGGCCCCGACACCTTTACCCCCGCTACTAGGATTAAGCATTAAGTTCGAAaacgaagatggagatgatttACCCATGGAACGACTGAGTGGCTGGTGGATGGCATTCACAACAGTGCGGATATTGTCGTCCGTCATCGAAGACAGTGGAATATAG
- a CDS encoding transitional endoplasmic reticulum ATPase: MADDPSRAVQDDSTATAILRQKRSPNRLVVDESPSDDNSVAILHPNTMEALGLFRGDTIIVRGKRRRDTVLICLSQDDIEEGKVAMNKVARGNCAIKLGDLVHVSAANDIKYGKRIHVLPFADSIEGLSGNLFDVYLRPYFLEAYRPVRKGDVFQVRGGMRTVDFKVVEVDPSPYCIVASETVIHTEGDPLDREAEEATLNDVGYDDLGGCRKQLAQIRELVELPLRHPQLFKAIGIKPPRGILMYGPPGTGKTLMARAVANETGAFFFLINGPEIMSKMAGESESNLRKAFEEAEKNSPSIIFIDELDSIAPKREKANGEVERRVVSQLLTLMDGLKARSNVVVMAATNRPNSIDPALRRFGRFDREVDIGIPDPTGRLEILRIHTKNMKLSDDVDLEQIAADTHGYVGADMASLCSEAAMQQIREKMDLIDLDEDTIDAEVLDSLGVTMENFRFALGVNNPSALRETVVEIPTTTWNDIGGLDKVKRELQETVQFPVEHPEKFLKYGMSPSKGVLFYGPPGTGKTLLAKAIANECQANFISIKGPELLTMWFGESEANVRDVFDKARAAAPCVMFFDELDSIAKSRGSSAGDGGGSSDRVLNQILTEMDGMNAKKNVFIIGATNRPDQIDSALLRPGRLDQLIYIPLPDEESRLSILKATLRKSPIDPRVDLDFLAKNTAGFSGADLTEICQRAAKLAIRASIDADIRKERERNEKAEAAGQDVELIDEENEEDEVPAITVEHFEEAMRYARRSVSDADIRRYEMFSTTLQQSRSFGSNFKFPESGQTDNPAAGATFQNEADDDDLYA, encoded by the exons ATGGCTGACGATCCTTCTCGC GCCGTTCAGGATGACTCTACCGCCACCGCTATCTTAAGGCAAAAGCGATC TCCCAACCGACTTGTGGTTGATGAGAGCCCTTCAGATGACAACAGTGTTGCCATCTTGCACCCCAATACAATGGAGGCACTTGGTCTCTTCCG AGGTGATACAATCATTG TCCGCGGCAAGCGAAGGAGGGACACTGTCCTTATTTGCTTGAGTCAAGACGACATAGAGGAGGGTAAGGTTGCCATGAACAAAG TCGCCCGAGGAAACTGTGCCATAAAGCTCGGTGATTTGGTCCACGTATCTGCTGCCAACGATATCAAGTACGGCAAGCGTATCCAtgttcttccttttgcCGACTCTATCGAAG GTCTCTCTGGGAACCTTTTCGACGTCTATCTCCGTCCTTACTTCTTGGAGGCTTACCGGCCCGTCAGGAAGG GTGACGTATTTCAGGTCAGGGGTGGTATGCGAACGGTCGATTTCAAGGTTGTGGAGGTTGATCCTTCGCCTTATTGT ATTGTTGCTTCTGAAACT GTGATTCACACTGAGGGTGATCCTCTGGACCGtgaggcggaggaggctACGCTTAATGATGTTGGTTACGACGATCTTGGTGGATGTAGGAAGCAGCTTGCTCAG ATCCGAGAACTTGTTGAGCTTCCTTTGCGACACCCTCAACTCTTCAAGGCCATCGGTATCAAGCCTCCTCGGGGTATCCTCATGTATGGTCCTCCTGGTACCGGTAAGACCCTCATGGCCCGAGCTGTCGCCAACGAGACCGgtgccttcttcttccttatcAACGGTCCCGAGATCATGTCGAAGATGGCGGGCGAGTCCGAATCCAACCTCCGAAAAGCTTTTGAAGAGGCCGAGAAGAACAGCCCTTCTATTATCTTCATCGACGAACTTGACTCTATTGCTCCtaagagagaaaaggcgAACGGTGAAGTCGAGCGGAGAGTCGTCTCCCAGCTCCTTACTTTGATGGACGGTTTGAAGGCGCGATCTAACGTCGTCGTGATGGCAGCCACCAATCGGCCCAACTCTATTGATCCCGCCCTTCGTCGATTCGGTAGGTTCGACCGAGAGGTTGACATCGGTATCCCTGACCCTACTGGTCGGCTTGAGATCCTTCGTATCCACACCAAGAACATGAAGCTTTCCGATGATGTTGACCTCGAACAGATCGCTGCTGACACCCACGGTTACGTCGGCGCCGACATGGCTTCCCTCTGTTCTGAAGCCGCTATGCAGCAGATCCGAGAAAAGATGGATCTCATCGATCTCGATGAGGATACTATCGACGCTGAGGTGCTCGACTCTCTTGGTGTTACTATGGAGAATTTCCGTTTCGCTCTTGGTGTCAACAACCCCTCAGCCTTGCGTGAAACTGTCGTTGAGATCCCCACTACCACCTGGAACGACATTGGTGGTTTGGACAAGGTTAAGAGGGAACTCCAAGAGACTGTTCAGTTCCCTGTCGAGCATCCTGAGAAGTTCCTCAAGTACGGCATGTCTCCATCGAAGGGTGTTCTTTTCTACGGTCCTCCTGGTACCGGTAAAACATTGTTGGCTAAGGC TATCGCCAACGAATGTCAAGCGAACTTCATCTCTATCAAAGGTCCTGAGCTTTTGACCATGTGGTTCGGAGAGTCAGAGGCCAACGTGCGAGATGTCTTCGACAAGGCTCGTGCTGCCGCTCCTTGTGTCATGTTCTTCGATGAGCTTGACTCTATCGCCAAGTCTCGTGGTAGTTCTGCTGGAGACGGCGGTGGTTCTAGCGACCGAGTCCTTAACCAAATTCTT ACTGAAATGGACGGTATGAAcgcgaagaaga ACGTCTTCATTATTGGTGCTACCAACAGGCCCGATCAGATCGATTCCGCCCTCTTGCGTCCTGGACGACTTGATCAG CTTATCTACATCCCCTTGCCCGACGAGGAGTCTCGTCTTTCTATTCTCAAGGCAACTTTGCGAAAATCTCCTATTGACCCTCGAGTCGATCTTGATTTCCTTGCCAAGAACACTGCTGGCTTTTCCGGTGCTGATCTTACTGAGATCTGTCAACGTGCTGCCAAGCTTGCCATCCGTGCAAGTATCGACGCCGACATCCgcaaggaaagggagcgaAATGAGAAGGCTGAGGCTGCCGGTCAGGATGTTGAACTGATTGACGAAGAgaacgaggaggatgaggttcCTGCCATCACCGT GGAACACTTCGAGGAG GCTATGCGTTACGCTCGTCGATCTGTCTCAGATGCCGACATCCGTCGTTACGAGATGTTCAGCACCACCCTCCAACAATCCCGGAGCTTTGGTAGCAACTTCAAG TTCCCTGAGAGTGGACAAACTGACAACCCCGCTGCTGGCGCCACTTTCCAGAACGAggcggatgatgacga CTTGTATGCTTAA
- a CDS encoding vacuolar protein: MAQTATEGGPFQSIPMSNHAASSVMTENKPSKSPVSKTRLSSCSRPRNGPKTPDPLIQRKSAVVVVFALSIWSFYVIVGRMCTPMIRNRSDSGLGRSVGAGTLVGFVILWLFSSWSYVKMIVTPPGYARDKVHKSSPPDPANYPQPYPINPNTVQPNQDQGPDPSTWAPTMNLATQTVEDWHPNSSSAPFTGQAPPPETKDKQKKGLKDWREVQRPVPHVEYVPRWCRFCEIVKPDRTHHCRHCGTCVMQFDHHCLWIGQCVGWANHKFFIIFNLWTALYCFYIMILLIITEARSNNMDGQMIALIIIAAIFGLFAVVMLLTHIQLILSGRTTVESFAARDQHERENALLQTEYGYFWHNMEKRKVRKKWKEEWGGSPVDGRWRYGTRMDRWKQEMGIAPLGWILPIGSPQGDGLHFKSNPKFGQHGEWLKKKDWPTELLTV, translated from the exons ATGGCCCAGACTGCAACTGAGGGAGGACCTTTTCAATCCATTCCCATGTCAAATCATGCCGCGTCCTCGGTCATGACAGAAAATAAGCCCTCTAAATCGCCAGTGTCCAAGACTCGACTTTCATCGTGTTCTCGCCCTCGCAATGGACCTAAAACTCCAGATCCTCTGATACAGAGGAAATCCGCTGTGGT CGTCGTCTTTGCTTTGTCAATATGGTCCTTCTATGTCATTGTTGGAAGAATGTGTACCCCTATGATCCGTAATCGATCAGACTCTGGCTTGGGTCGGAGCGTCGGCG CCGGCACGCTGGTTGGATTTGTCATTTTATGGCTTTTTTCCTCGTGGAGTTATGTTAAG ATGATCGTCACCCCTCCTGGATACGCTAGAGAT AAAGTCCACAAGTCTTCGCCCCCTGACCCAGCCAATTATCCCCAACCTTACCCCATTAACCCCAACACCGTACAGCCCAATCAAGACCAAGGGCCTGATCCTTCTACATGGGCACCTACTATGAATCTTGCAACCCAGACTGTTGAAGATTGGCACCCCAACTCATCTTCTGCACCTTTCACGGGTCAAGCGCCACCTCCCGAGACCAAAGACAAACAAAAGAAGGGCCTGAAAGACTGGCGTGAGGTCCAAAGGCCTGTACCCCACGTTGAATACGTTCCGAGATGGTGTCGCTTTTGCGAGATCGTGAAGCCAGACAGAACACATCACTGTCGCCATTGTGGCACATGCGTGATGCAGTTTGATC ATCATTGCCTGTGGATCGGGCAATGTGTCGGATGGGCAAATCATAAA TTCTTCATCATATTCAATTTGTGGACTGCTCTCTATTGTTTCTACATCATGATTTTGCTTATAATCACGGAAGCCAGATCAAATAATATGGATGGGCAAATGATTGCACTGATTATCAT AGCTGCTATATTTGGGCTGTTCGCTGTCGTGATGCTACTCACCCACATTCAGCTCATTTTAAGTGGTCGAACAACTGTGGAAAGCTTTGCAGCTCGCGATCAACACGAGAGAGAGAacgcccttcttcaaacgGAGTACGGCTACTTTTGGCACAACATGGAGAAACGTAAGGTGCGAAAAaagtggaaggaagagtgggGTGGATCGCCAGtcgatggaagatggagatatGGTACAAGAATGGACAGATGGAAACAAGAAATGGGCATCGCTCCTTTAGGGTGGATAC TCCCGATCGGTAGCCCACAAGGAGATGGTCTCCATTTCAAGTCCAATCCAAAGTTTGGGCAGCATGGAGAGTGgctgaaaaagaaagattGGCCTACAGAATTGCTTACTGTATAG
- a CDS encoding mRNA binding protein, whose protein sequence is MTSKVYLGRLPPGLQKADVEEHFKGFRIQDVRLMGTFGFVEFDSPRDAEDAVHEFNGKPLLGESIVVEPTRESRRRDPYEQPSLSRPRPSRRGVRINVSGFSSATSWQDLKDYGRLGGNTIIYADVDKRNPGHGVIEYRNMEEAQEAIRRLAGVDINGAPVTLEIAPAEPEFDREFDRRPPPRDYDDRRAPRDYYDRPPPRDYHDRPPRRYDDRRGPRDYDDRRAPRDRDYYEDRRAPRDYDRREDRYPPRDRSPRRDYPPRDDDRRRDDVPPPVGP, encoded by the exons ATGACATCCAAAGTCTATCTTGGCCGACTTCCCCCTG GGCTCCAAAAGGCTGACGTCGAGGAG CATTTCAAAGGCTTCCGCATCCAGGATGTCCGATTGATGGGTACTTTCGGATTCGTCGAATTTGATTCTCCTAGG GACGCTGAAGATGCTGTCCATGAATTTAACGGCAAACCTCTTTTGGGTGAAAG CATTGTAGTCGAGCCTACACGAGAGAGCCGCAGGCGAGACCCTTACGAGCAACC GTCTCTTAGTCGTCCTCGACCTTCTCGTCGCGGTGTGCGAATCAATGTCTCAGGATTCTCAAGTGCAACAAGCTGGCAG GATCTCAAAGACTATGGCCGTTTGGGTGGAAACACTATCATCTACGCAGACGTTGACAAGAGGAACCCCGGTCATGG TGTAATTGAGTACCGCAACATGGAGGAGGCTCAGGAAGCTATTAGGAGACTGGCCGGCGTCGATATCAACGGCGCCCCTGTTACGCTTGAAATC GCTCCTGCTGAGCCCGAATTTGACCGGGAGTTCGACCGTCGACCTCCCCCTCGGGACTACGATGACCGTCGTGCTCCTCGGGACTACTATGATCGACCTCCTCCCAGAGATTACCATGACCGTCCTCCCCGTCGCTACGACGACCGTCGAGGCCCTCGAGACTATGATGACCGTCGTGCTCCTAGGGACCGGGACTATTATGAGGATCGTCGGGCTCCTCGTGACTACGACCGTCGGGAAGACCGTTACCCTCCTCGAGATCGTTCGCCTCGCAGGGATTACCCCCCAAGGGATGACGACAGAAGGCGGGACGA CGTCCCACCTCCCGTTGGGCCTTAA
- a CDS encoding mRNA binding protein, variant has protein sequence MTSKVYLGRLPPGLQKADVEEHFKGFRIQDVRLMGTFGFVEFDSPRDAEDAVHEFNGKPLLGESIVVEPTRESRRRDPYEQPRPRPSRRGVRINVSGFSSATSWQDLKDYGRLGGNTIIYADVDKRNPGHGVIEYRNMEEAQEAIRRLAGVDINGAPVTLEIAPAEPEFDREFDRRPPPRDYDDRRAPRDYYDRPPPRDYHDRPPRRYDDRRGPRDYDDRRAPRDRDYYEDRRAPRDYDRREDRYPPRDRSPRRDYPPRDDDRRRDDVPPPVGP, from the exons ATGACATCCAAAGTCTATCTTGGCCGACTTCCCCCTG GGCTCCAAAAGGCTGACGTCGAGGAG CATTTCAAAGGCTTCCGCATCCAGGATGTCCGATTGATGGGTACTTTCGGATTCGTCGAATTTGATTCTCCTAGG GACGCTGAAGATGCTGTCCATGAATTTAACGGCAAACCTCTTTTGGGTGAAAG CATTGTAGTCGAGCCTACACGAGAGAGCCGCAGGCGAGACCCTTACGAGCAACC TCGTCCTCGACCTTCTCGTCGCGGTGTGCGAATCAATGTCTCAGGATTCTCAAGTGCAACAAGCTGGCAG GATCTCAAAGACTATGGCCGTTTGGGTGGAAACACTATCATCTACGCAGACGTTGACAAGAGGAACCCCGGTCATGG TGTAATTGAGTACCGCAACATGGAGGAGGCTCAGGAAGCTATTAGGAGACTGGCCGGCGTCGATATCAACGGCGCCCCTGTTACGCTTGAAATC GCTCCTGCTGAGCCCGAATTTGACCGGGAGTTCGACCGTCGACCTCCCCCTCGGGACTACGATGACCGTCGTGCTCCTCGGGACTACTATGATCGACCTCCTCCCAGAGATTACCATGACCGTCCTCCCCGTCGCTACGACGACCGTCGAGGCCCTCGAGACTATGATGACCGTCGTGCTCCTAGGGACCGGGACTATTATGAGGATCGTCGGGCTCCTCGTGACTACGACCGTCGGGAAGACCGTTACCCTCCTCGAGATCGTTCGCCTCGCAGGGATTACCCCCCAAGGGATGACGACAGAAGGCGGGACGA CGTCCCACCTCCCGTTGGGCCTTAA